ATTCGTACTTGAAGACCAGGacaaacaaagaaattgattctCCCAATCCCAAATAAGGACAAACAAAAAGTAAAGGCGTGAAGTCGCAGGTTTATTCACCATTTTTGTCAAATATCCCCACTTTATGATTTAAACTCTTCAATATGTATTTTATACAAAAATGACTTCCTTCAGCAAAGATACTTAATTATTCATTTGCCTGTGCCGTGCCATTATTTTTGTTGATCCCACCACCATAGTGAGCAAAGCTTTTGCACGTTCATAAAATCCTGCAGGCAAACAGCATTGATCTTCTCCTCCTTACTTTGAGAGTTTCCCTTTACATTCTTTTTTGGACAGTGGTTGTGCAATCTTGGCGTTTCACATTTCACGGGAACTGAAGATAATGCTTCACTTGTATTGGCAAACATGTATGCTCTTGGGATTTGGGAGAATACAGTTTTTCATATCAGATGTATGCTATTGCTTATCAACAAAGTTATAGATCGTGTAGCTGTTATGATATCAAAGAAAAGGAAGACCCTTAAATAGTTCAACACTTTGGATGGGGTGAAGGGTAGATGAGatattttaaaaacaaagaaTCCTTCATGTCAAACATTCAGTCAAAAGTATAATTACTAAATCGTTTTGTGTAAAGCATTTtctttctcctctcctttttcCTTTGGGGTTAcatagaaataaaaaaactagTAAATAGTAAATAGCAAATGTCCACATCCTTGGGGCTTCGGGTAATTTTTCTTCATATTTATGGAGTGGCACCAGCctgtatttttttttcactttaatcgtCACACCAAAAGTAGAAATTTCCAGCTGTGCAAATTAAAACATGACAAGTCCTACAAACCCCACATCACAAAAGGTTATAGTACTAAGTAGTAGAAACAGTATggagaacaaaataaaaaacattgGCCACACAGCAAAATACCACTACTAATCACATTAAAAATGCCAATATTCAACCTTTTTAACAACATCAAAACCCTAGAGACCAACGTAATGGGAACTCAAAGAGGTTTTAAAGCTCCAAGTTTTAACACAAAATTTTCGTTTCCAAGTGAGCTCTTCCCATTTGTTTCTGTTGGTGAGTGAATGAACAGTCTATCGATGGGCATAGAGAGTGCTAGTAGATCTTCCCACTTAGCCGATAAACTATACCATAAACCCCATTTATCCTCACAAAATGGCACAAGCATTAGGATTCTCATCATTAAACATCTGGTGAGGTGGGTGAACAAACACTGGATAGTTCGGAACATAGGCCGGGTAACAATGCCCATGTCCATGCGGGTGTGGGTGCCCGTATCCGTACCCATAACCCGGGTATCCATATCCAGGATAACTCGGCATGTAGCCAGGGTAACTTGGCATGTATCCATATCCAtattcaggttgaaccaaaaaCTCCATCCTGTTGCCTTCCACCTTAGCACCGCCGCCGCCAGAAGGAACAGCATTAGCCTCATTTCCACCATCTCCACCAGCATTGCCACCTTTGTTCTTCTTCTTCCCGCCGCCACccacaccaccaccaccaccagcaGTTCCACTACCAGCACCATTGTCGCCACCCTCCTTGTTGCCATCTTTCTCTTTCTTAGGTAGCACAATCTCAACATTCTTCTTGAGTTTGTCTTTCAAAACCTCGGCCAAGGCCTTAACATCCATAGTCCCCTTAACCGTGACCAGCTCCTTCTGCGTGTCTACTTTCAACTCCTGCACCCCTGTATCGCCGTCACAAATCAAACGTCAGAAACTACAACAAGATTCCGACGACGTTATAGTAAAGGTATGGTAAATAAAAATCTTGCTATCTACAGTCCGAAACCAGTGATAAAGTCACCACCTTTGGTTTCAGAGATAATTTTGCGAATCTTTAGAATGCATCCCTGGCACTGGCATTTCAGCTGCACCTTCAAATCCGCCGTCGTCAACGGAGCCTAagcaaaattaataaataaccaacttaaattcaaaatataaaaagattatTAATTTGTTTTACTTAAACGGCAGGAAGTAATAAATTTTTGACAGGGATGTGGATTTGAATGCACTTCAATTCAAAACCAACATGCAAATGCAGCAATTTGATTGCCGAAAATTAAAATTGAGAATGGCAGCAAAAAAAAGAGATAATACCTCTTTGGGTTTTTTCTCTTGTTTACTATTATCAGAAGGCTGGTTTTTGTCTTTCTCaggttttttctcttttttgtctTCTTTGTTATCATCTTTCTTAGGCTGAGGAGCAATGACGTCAACCTTCTTCTTAGACTTCTTCACGATGTTCTCTTTGATGGCTGTTGGATCCACAGCTCCTGTCACTGTCACTTTGTTTGAGTTGCTCTCCGTTTTCACTGTCTCCACCCCtgcaaaaagatgaaaaaaaaaaacagaagaaatGTTTCAAAAAcctgagagaaaaagaaaaaggtaaaacccATGAACAAACTGGAAATATTCAAACttcgttgttgttgttgttgttattggaCAAAGAAGGGAATATATTTATACCTTCAAATTCACGAACGCATTTGAGGATTTTGGAAGCACAACCTTCACAAAGACAGTCAACTTTGAAAACAACAGTTAAGGAACCCTTTTCCTTCTTATCTCCATCTCCTCCTTTCTTGTTACCACTCTTTTTCTGCAACATAGACAAAGAACAACCCATATAATATTatcaataatgataaaaaaaaataaaggaaaagccAAAAAAAATGAGATATGGTATTTGCAAACCAACCTCTCCCATCGTGAGTCAAAATCCGTTATGCTAAGTGGTTTTGCTATGAGTGGAAATAGGAGGAAACAAAGGGAGTGAGAGAAGTTgggagtatatatatacatataaatatagtGGAGGAGATGACATGGTGGAGTAAAATGCTGatgatgtatgtatgtatgtatgttgcATGGATGGTTTTAAATGAGAAGGGGAAGGTACTAAAGTGGTGGGGTTTAAAAAAGGGTGTGATTTGTGGGATTGGAAGTTGTTGGCTGTTTCTTTCTTTCTGTCTGTTTATGCAGCAGTTGCTTCTTATAACAGTAATTTACTCCGCCACCTGCCCCCAAGTACTGCCCTCTTTAACAACACTGTACCCTtcatttattttcattaaaatgtcCCTAAACCATAGGTATGCGATTCATCCCTTAAATAGCTAACTTTTTACTCCATATATGCCACTCTCCACTTTCAAAACTATTGATTGCGACTTGATTTTTTACAAGTGAAACTAAAAAATCATGCACCACTTCTCCGTTATTTTCAATTAGTACTTAATTTTAAGAGAAACCAACCACGTTTCTGATTAGTGGATGGGCCTTCATTGTTGTGGAAACCCACCCATTTGGACTAATGACTCGACCCACTACATTTATCATACAAGCATTGCCCAACATCTGGGCTCAACATTTGTTTAAGCCACTTGTGTGAAGACTAATGGCTGGCCTCCAGTTTTTACAGAAATTGTTGGCAATCTTGAGCACCCTCCGCaactcaaattttattattagtctTTACcttattcttaaattttaattttaatttttatattctaaattagttagttttagtttataggttttttataatttgaacTTTCATTCAGGTTTGAGCGTTTGATCAAACCGAgtaaaaattttcgagttaattgagttgacgaatcctattttattatcctaacttgatttaatttttattgaatcgagtcgagtgaattGAAATTTGAGTCcagtcgaatcgagtgaaattgtttgagttaaattaaaaaaattaaatgtcaaattaaattttgttacGGATAACTAATTTTATGTTAGAGTGCATaattttgaaaccatatataGTTAAAAACTTTttgaaagcaaaataataataataataaaataatttaatataataaacttgaatcattaattaacttatttaggtcgccaaaattattattctagaaaacttttaattttttaactttctttatatatattttaagaatatttttgaaatttttataaatattttgaagtttttaaaattattttatattttttgttgagagagaccaatttactcattttcaaacttgatagggaccaaaaaaatatttacaccaatatgttattcgaattattctaGTTATTTggattgtaaaattcaacttgactcgaactcgaaactcaaataactcgattgACTCGGAATTCgaattttttccaattttttcaaattgaattgagttttgctcacccctacatgCATgtcaatttgttatttatatttacattaaaaTCACTTAGTTAATAATTTAAGGGCTACCATTTTGAGtttggattgaaattttaaaatctaaaaaatataaaaacaaaaaatgatcAACTTGAAGAATTGtgattaaatccacaaatacacATAGAACATGAATAATGGCAAGGCATAGAGTTAGAATTAGAATTTTAAGattaaaaatggtcaaatttgataataataactAAAATCTATAATTCCCAcgtaataaaaaattttaatttaacaaaattaactgttattgtttgaatcaaaattgaat
The genomic region above belongs to Gossypium hirsutum isolate 1008001.06 chromosome D05, Gossypium_hirsutum_v2.1, whole genome shotgun sequence and contains:
- the LOC107906270 gene encoding heavy metal-associated isoprenylated plant protein 3, giving the protein MGEKKSGNKKGGDGDKKEKGSLTVVFKVDCLCEGCASKILKCVREFEGVETVKTESNSNKVTVTGAVDPTAIKENIVKKSKKKVDVIAPQPKKDDNKEDKKEKKPEKDKNQPSDNSKQEKKPKEAPLTTADLKVQLKCQCQGCILKIRKIISETKGVQELKVDTQKELVTVKGTMDVKALAEVLKDKLKKNVEIVLPKKEKDGNKEGGDNGAGSGTAGGGGGVGGGGKKKNKGGNAGGDGGNEANAVPSGGGGAKVEGNRMEFLVQPEYGYGYMPSYPGYMPSYPGYGYPGYGYGYGHPHPHGHGHCYPAYVPNYPVFVHPPHQMFNDENPNACAIL